Genomic window (Gemmatimonadota bacterium):
TACGTGCGAGCCCGCATCGCGCATCGCCCCAGGGGCAGACGCGCGCTCGTGCTCGAGCTGCGCCGGCGGCTGGTGGACGAAGCGATCGCCGAGGCGGCGGTGGGCCGCGTACTACGGGATGAGGGGATCGGGGAGGCGGGTTTGGCAGAACGGGCGACCGAGCGCTGGCTGGCCCGGCAGCCCGCCGCAGAGCTGGAGAGCGCCAGGGCAGGAGACCGGGAGGCGGCCGAGCGGTTGTATCGCCGGGCCCGGGCCTGGCTACAGCGCAGGGGTTTTCCCGGCGACGTTGCGCACGCCCAGGTGGCGCGGCTGCTGGAGCGCGCGCCGTGATCTCTGGAGAGGCCGAGCGGTTCCAGTTGATCGTGAACCCGCAGGCGGCCGGTGGCCGGGCGGGTCGTGTGGCCGAGGACGCGGCCGAAGCGCTTCGCTGCCGGGGCGTTGAAGTCGTGCTGCGCGAAACCACGGGCCCGGGCGTGGCCACGGACATGGCGCTGGCCGCCGCGCGGGAAGGCTTCGCGGCCGTCATCGCGCTGGGGGGCGACGGAACCGTGCACGAGGTGGCCGAGGGCCTGATGCGCGCGGGGACATCGGCCGACGGCCGCCCGGCCCTGGGCGTGGTGCCGGCCGGCACGGGGAACGACTTCGTGAAGGCGCTGGGGATCGACCGGGACATCCGCGCGGCCCTGGACGCCATCGCGGCGGGTGAGGCGCGGCCGTTCGACATCGGCTCGGCGCGCTGGGCCGGCGGGGAAGAGACGTTCGTCAACGCGGTCGGCACGGGCATCGACGTGGAAGTCGTACGCCAACTGGAGAAGCTGCCGCGCATGCCGGGAGTCGCGTCCTATGTCGTGGCGCTGGTCCGCGCGCTCGGCAAGTATCGAGCGGTGCCGCTCACCATCGAACTCGATGGCGACGCGCTCGAGCGCCGCGTGATGATCATCGCGGTCGCGAACGGGCGCTGCATCGGCGGCGGCTTCCACGTGTGCCCCCGGGCCAGGCCCGACGACGGATTGCTGGACGTTTGCGTGGTGGAGGAGGTAGGCCTGTTGGGCATCGCTCGCATCATGCCGCGGATCATGCGCGGCACGCACACGGAAATGGAACGCGTTTCGCTGCACCGAGCGAAAACTGTGAGGATCACGGCGGCGGGAGATGAGGATCTGTTCTTTCAACTGGACGGCGAGCTGCGGGAGCCGGCCGGGGCCCGCGAGCTGAGCGTCCGGGTGCTACCCGGCGCCCTGCGCGTTTTCGCCCCGCCTCGGGAGCAGGGGTGAGCGGGGTGCGCCGCCGCGCTACCGTCGGGACGTGGGCCTTCGCGCTTCTCGCCGCGGCGCCGCTAGCGGGGCAGGTGCCCGCCGACAGCGTCGCGCCACAGGACAGCGCCGCCGCGGGCCCGCGCAGGCCCGTGACCCAGGCGCCCGATACGCTGACGCCGGGTCTGGGCGGCCCGAGCCCGGCTGGGGCGCTGGTTCGTTCGCTCCTTCTGCCCGGGTGGGGCCAGCTCAACGTGGGCTCGCACGGCCGCGGCTTCGTGTACATGGCCGTTCACGGGGTCAACACCTTCATGGTGGTGAAGACCTTCAACCGGCTCGACGACGTGCGCGAGCGGCGCGACCTGGCGGTGGACGCGGCGCGCGACTCCATCGTCGATCTCGCCCTGAGCGACACCATCCTCGCGCGCGTCTTGGAGGAGGTTCCCGACACCCTCGACGTGCTGGCGGAGGCGGACCCCGAGGCTAGCAGGCTCACGCGCCTGTCCGAGGCGCGCCGGCAGCACCGGGAGGACTGGCTGGTGTGGAGCGGCTTCTGGATACTGGCCAACGGCATCGACGCCTTCGTGGCCGCCCATCTCGCGGACTTCCCGGCGCAGATCGACGTGGAGCCCGTGCGCGAGGCGGGGGAATCGAGGCTCCGGCTCGGCGTAACCGTGCCCCTCGGTCGACGAAGATGAGCGAGACCGCGGACCGCCCGATCGGCGTGTTCGATTCGGGCATCGGCGGGCTCACGGTGGTGCGGGAACTCGTGCGTCGGCTTCCCAACGAGTCCGTGATCTACTTCGGAGACACGGCCCGGGTCCCATACGGCCCCAAGTCGCCGGAAACTATCCGGCGATACGCGCGCGAGGCGGCGGCGCTCCTGCTCCAGCGCGGGGTAAAGACGCTGGTGGTGGCGTGCAACACCGCCACGGCACACGCGGAGGAGGCGCTCGCCGCGGAACTATCGGTCCCGGTCGTGGGCGTCGTCGACCCCGGAGCGCGGGCGGCGGCACGGTCCACACGGACGGCGCGGGTAGGGGTCCTGGGCACGACCGGTACCATCGCTTCGGGGGTCTACGACCGGCGCATCCGCGAGTTGCTGCCCGACGCCCGGGTGTTCGCGCAGCCCTGTCCGCTGTTCGTGCCGTTGGCGGAGGAGGGGATGGCGGATCACGAGGCGGCCAGGCTCATCGCCCTTCACTATCTGCAACCCGTCCGCGACCTGAACGTGGACGTGGCCATCCTGGGCTGCACGCACTACCCGATCCTGCGGCCGCTCATAGCCGACGCGCTGGGGCCGGGCGTTCAGCTCGTGGACTCCGGCGCCGAGACCGCGGCGGCGATCGAGGCAGTCCTCGCGTCCGCCGGCCTGCTGCGCGCCGATTCGACGCCGCCGGCGTACGAGTACATCGTCAGCGATTCGCCGGGGCGCTTTCGGGAAGTAGGAAGCCGCTTCGTGGGTGCGCCGATCGACCGCGCGGTGCTACTCGGTGCCGAGGTGGCGGCCGACGGTTAGCCGTCGCGCCAGCGCTCCAGCCGCGGCACGCCGTCCACGAGGCGGATGAAGCTGTCGTTGCTCAACCAGTCGCCGGCGTTCAGGTACCATCGGCCGGGCTGGACCTCTTCG
Coding sequences:
- a CDS encoding diacylglycerol kinase family protein, coding for MISGEAERFQLIVNPQAAGGRAGRVAEDAAEALRCRGVEVVLRETTGPGVATDMALAAAREGFAAVIALGGDGTVHEVAEGLMRAGTSADGRPALGVVPAGTGNDFVKALGIDRDIRAALDAIAAGEARPFDIGSARWAGGEETFVNAVGTGIDVEVVRQLEKLPRMPGVASYVVALVRALGKYRAVPLTIELDGDALERRVMIIAVANGRCIGGGFHVCPRARPDDGLLDVCVVEEVGLLGIARIMPRIMRGTHTEMERVSLHRAKTVRITAAGDEDLFFQLDGELREPAGARELSVRVLPGALRVFAPPREQG
- a CDS encoding DUF5683 domain-containing protein, producing MSGVRRRATVGTWAFALLAAAPLAGQVPADSVAPQDSAAAGPRRPVTQAPDTLTPGLGGPSPAGALVRSLLLPGWGQLNVGSHGRGFVYMAVHGVNTFMVVKTFNRLDDVRERRDLAVDAARDSIVDLALSDTILARVLEEVPDTLDVLAEADPEASRLTRLSEARRQHREDWLVWSGFWILANGIDAFVAAHLADFPAQIDVEPVREAGESRLRLGVTVPLGRRR
- the murI gene encoding glutamate racemase, which produces MSETADRPIGVFDSGIGGLTVVRELVRRLPNESVIYFGDTARVPYGPKSPETIRRYAREAAALLLQRGVKTLVVACNTATAHAEEALAAELSVPVVGVVDPGARAAARSTRTARVGVLGTTGTIASGVYDRRIRELLPDARVFAQPCPLFVPLAEEGMADHEAARLIALHYLQPVRDLNVDVAILGCTHYPILRPLIADALGPGVQLVDSGAETAAAIEAVLASAGLLRADSTPPAYEYIVSDSPGRFREVGSRFVGAPIDRAVLLGAEVAADG